The following coding sequences lie in one Silvanigrella aquatica genomic window:
- the ubiE gene encoding bifunctional demethylmenaquinone methyltransferase/2-methoxy-6-polyprenyl-1,4-benzoquinol methylase UbiE, with amino-acid sequence MSTNNSSSKEMILSEKSTQIQSMFDKISKRYDFLNRLLSAGQDTRWRNKMISSFPKIHTKKGVLYDIACGTGDVLLNAKSKRKDYATFVGFDISEGMLTQAKLRAQAKYSDVQFVQASAEKIPAANHSADCVTISFGLRNVDNREQALREFHRILKTGGTLFVLEFFQSENTLIAKLFDFYFKNILPKIGGFISDRAAYEYLPKSVSTMPKGDEFKKILSEIGFVEIEQTNWLAGATRLFKAVKKS; translated from the coding sequence ATGTCAACAAATAATAGTTCAAGCAAAGAAATGATATTAAGTGAGAAATCAACTCAAATTCAATCTATGTTCGATAAAATTTCAAAACGCTACGACTTTCTAAATCGACTTCTTTCTGCAGGACAAGACACACGCTGGCGTAATAAAATGATTTCCTCTTTTCCTAAAATTCATACAAAAAAGGGCGTTTTATACGACATTGCTTGTGGCACTGGTGACGTTCTCTTGAATGCAAAGTCAAAGCGGAAAGATTATGCTACATTTGTTGGCTTTGACATATCTGAAGGAATGCTGACTCAAGCAAAATTACGGGCACAAGCAAAATATTCTGATGTGCAATTTGTTCAAGCTTCTGCAGAAAAAATACCAGCAGCAAATCATTCTGCAGACTGTGTGACTATTTCCTTTGGCTTACGTAACGTAGATAACAGAGAACAGGCTCTGCGCGAATTTCATCGTATTTTAAAAACAGGAGGAACTCTTTTTGTTTTAGAGTTTTTCCAATCTGAAAATACATTGATTGCAAAATTATTTGATTTTTATTTTAAAAATATATTACCAAAAATTGGCGGTTTTATTTCTGATAGGGCGGCATACGAATATCTTCCTAAAAGTGTTTCTACAATGCCAAAAGGCGATGAATTTAAAAAAATATTATCTGAAATTGGTTTTGTTGAAATAGAACAAACGAATTGGCTTGCAGGTGCGACACGACTTTTCAAAGCGGTGAAAAAAAGTTAA
- a CDS encoding bifunctional adenosylcobinamide kinase/adenosylcobinamide-phosphate guanylyltransferase yields MQENKFKISLFLGGGQSGKSLFAENCAKKWHHVVYYATGGLVEKSPEWEFRIQNHRARRPEHWKTIEHPVPLEEVVKYCEEQKTEVLLVDCLTLWMGWQMALNIQNYSPFQLLKHLENETQHFINQLKILSCPVLVVSNEVGEGVIPGSESGRIFREALGNMNLAVGSLAQCITFSIAGQHLLLKNMSQNFINGFCPMGIVDENFIFTELNKDPLVGENNVNK; encoded by the coding sequence ATGCAAGAAAATAAATTTAAGATTTCTCTCTTTCTAGGTGGTGGTCAATCAGGTAAAAGTCTTTTCGCCGAAAATTGCGCGAAAAAATGGCATCATGTTGTTTACTACGCGACGGGAGGTCTCGTTGAAAAATCTCCTGAGTGGGAATTTCGCATTCAAAATCACCGCGCACGACGCCCCGAGCACTGGAAAACAATAGAACACCCTGTGCCCCTTGAAGAAGTTGTCAAATATTGCGAAGAACAAAAAACCGAAGTTTTATTAGTTGACTGCCTTACCCTATGGATGGGTTGGCAAATGGCGCTTAACATTCAAAATTATTCTCCCTTTCAATTATTGAAACATCTTGAAAATGAAACACAGCACTTTATAAATCAATTGAAAATTTTATCATGTCCTGTGCTTGTCGTTTCCAATGAAGTGGGAGAAGGTGTGATTCCTGGATCGGAAAGTGGACGTATTTTTCGTGAAGCATTAGGAAATATGAATTTAGCCGTAGGTTCCTTGGCACAATGCATCACATTTAGTATTGCAGGACAACATCTTCTTTTAAAAAATATGTCACAAAATTTCATAAATGGTTTTTGTCCTATGGGAATTGTGGATGAAAATTTTATTTTTACAGAATTAAATAAAGATCCTCTTGTTGGAGAAAATAATGTCAACAAATAA
- a CDS encoding M28 family peptidase, whose amino-acid sequence MKRTSCFWTIIYFGLVVTIKAFSAPLSFQNSASFSTENLQKSMTWFTAEPHPMGSQSQSKIASDLRQTLNKFGWEAKEIPFQATIPNFEAVEFGGTLKKAPQKKQVVGKNIIAIQNKNSKCSIVIGGHYDTKYFKELRFVGANDGGSSTVLMMELARVLKKTKFNKESWGSCNIILSFFDGEEAFLKDWNEGKFKINLQDNLYGSRHFAEKILQQKNNLLYYEKYPINLILILDMIGHKNQKLSITQGSDENLGEKFVNSAKNVDIKQVAFMMEDDHTPFLSLNTPLLHIIDWNNIDEWHTKNDTPHIISYEMIANLGETIIQFLKLNRN is encoded by the coding sequence GTGAAACGAACCTCATGTTTTTGGACAATTATTTATTTTGGGCTTGTTGTTACTATAAAAGCCTTTAGCGCACCTTTGTCATTTCAAAACTCTGCAAGTTTTTCAACTGAAAATCTGCAAAAAAGCATGACGTGGTTTACAGCAGAACCCCACCCTATGGGATCCCAAAGTCAATCTAAGATAGCTTCAGATTTAAGGCAAACTTTAAATAAATTTGGTTGGGAAGCAAAAGAAATTCCCTTTCAAGCAACAATTCCAAATTTTGAAGCCGTAGAATTTGGGGGTACCTTGAAAAAGGCGCCGCAAAAAAAACAGGTTGTGGGTAAAAATATTATTGCTATTCAAAATAAAAACTCTAAATGTTCCATTGTGATTGGAGGACATTACGACACAAAATACTTCAAAGAATTGCGCTTTGTGGGTGCTAATGATGGAGGATCATCCACTGTTCTCATGATGGAACTTGCGCGCGTATTGAAAAAAACAAAATTCAACAAGGAAAGCTGGGGATCTTGCAATATTATTTTAAGTTTTTTCGATGGAGAGGAAGCTTTTTTAAAAGATTGGAATGAAGGAAAATTTAAAATAAATTTACAAGATAATTTATATGGATCAAGACACTTTGCAGAAAAAATCCTGCAACAAAAAAACAATCTTCTTTATTATGAAAAATATCCTATTAATTTAATTCTCATTTTAGATATGATAGGACACAAAAACCAAAAATTATCTATTACACAAGGTTCCGATGAAAATCTGGGAGAAAAATTTGTCAATTCTGCAAAAAATGTAGATATAAAACAAGTTGCATTTATGATGGAAGATGATCACACTCCTTTTCTTTCCTTAAATACACCACTGCTCCACATCATTGATTGGAATAATATTGACGAATGGCATACTAAAAATGACACTCCACATATTATTTCTTACGAAATGATTGCGAATTTAGGAGAAACTATCATACAATTTCTAAAATTAAATAGGAATTAA
- the surE gene encoding 5'/3'-nucleotidase SurE, with protein MHLLLCNDDGYKAKGIRVLAKYLSSLGHKITVVAPNGERSAQSHAMTFYHPLRVRLVAEGVYAVDGTPADCAALGLHKILAENPPDFVVSGINHGLNVGIDVNYSGTVGAATEAALMGFKAIAISADSEDLEGEELEAVFLKAAKIVGEVLEKSHILEWPKLEVLNINVPKQANEITLAECGGESLYVPHIEELSSRYKKNLKIYLIGGLSRHEPKDMSQDVSLIRSNKVTLSFVKAKQSSSESNKNLEILIGKIKL; from the coding sequence ATGCATTTACTCCTATGCAATGATGATGGCTATAAAGCTAAAGGTATCAGGGTGTTAGCAAAGTACCTAAGTTCACTCGGTCATAAAATAACAGTTGTTGCCCCAAATGGCGAACGCAGTGCGCAATCCCACGCCATGACGTTTTATCATCCTCTACGTGTCCGTCTCGTTGCAGAAGGTGTTTATGCTGTGGACGGCACTCCTGCAGACTGCGCTGCTTTAGGCCTTCACAAAATTTTAGCTGAGAATCCGCCCGACTTTGTGGTTTCGGGTATCAATCATGGACTCAATGTGGGAATTGATGTGAACTACAGTGGTACGGTGGGTGCTGCGACCGAAGCCGCTCTTATGGGTTTTAAAGCGATTGCTATTTCGGCAGACAGTGAAGATCTCGAAGGGGAAGAGCTGGAAGCCGTTTTTCTAAAAGCAGCAAAAATTGTGGGAGAAGTTTTAGAAAAATCCCATATTCTAGAGTGGCCGAAGTTAGAGGTCTTAAATATCAATGTTCCGAAACAAGCAAATGAAATCACTTTGGCAGAGTGCGGTGGAGAGTCTTTGTATGTACCTCATATTGAGGAGCTGTCTTCGCGCTATAAAAAGAATTTAAAAATATATTTAATTGGCGGTCTTTCGCGCCATGAACCTAAAGATATGTCTCAAGATGTTTCTTTAATTCGTAGCAATAAAGTAACATTAAGTTTTGTTAAAGCAAAACAAAGCAGTTCTGAGAGTAATAAAAATTTAGAAATTTTGATTGGTAAAATTAAGTTATGA
- a CDS encoding KamA family radical SAM protein: MIYDKNWARELSQGLINIEQLKSKEIISANEVHSLKSVKDNFDIRVPHIFVKQIQNENYVLKKQFVPHSNELIFLPEELDDPIGDERWTPVEGITHRYPDRVLFKVTYMCASYCRFCFRRYKVSNSENNLDQNHFEKAFDYIKSNKNIWEVIFTGGDPLTLTDKALQNIMVKMSSIEHVKIIRFHSRIPSVLPSRINKSLIEILKESKKTVWIAAHINAAEEFTDEAQRALAMLIDNGIPVLLQSVLLKDINDKPEKLISLLKTAIENRVKPYYLHYPDLAKGTDHFRVPLKEAIALVKGLRGKISGLCIPQFIIDIPGGEGKIAINAHTAKELDNHIWQFESPLTGSLIQVKYP; the protein is encoded by the coding sequence ATGATTTATGATAAAAATTGGGCACGGGAATTATCTCAAGGGCTTATTAATATAGAGCAATTAAAATCGAAAGAAATAATTTCTGCAAATGAAGTCCACTCGTTGAAATCTGTTAAAGATAATTTTGATATTCGTGTGCCACATATTTTTGTTAAACAAATTCAAAATGAAAATTATGTTTTAAAAAAACAGTTTGTCCCTCATTCCAACGAATTGATTTTTTTGCCCGAAGAATTAGACGATCCTATTGGTGATGAGCGCTGGACGCCGGTTGAGGGTATAACTCACAGATATCCTGATCGTGTTTTATTTAAAGTCACTTATATGTGTGCTTCTTATTGTCGCTTTTGTTTTAGGCGATATAAAGTTTCAAATTCCGAAAATAATTTGGATCAAAATCATTTTGAAAAAGCATTTGACTATATAAAGTCGAATAAAAATATTTGGGAAGTTATATTTACAGGGGGAGATCCTCTTACTTTAACAGATAAAGCTTTGCAAAATATAATGGTAAAAATGTCTTCTATTGAGCATGTAAAAATAATCCGTTTTCATTCGCGTATTCCTTCTGTGTTACCTTCACGCATTAATAAATCTTTAATTGAAATTTTAAAGGAATCTAAAAAAACAGTTTGGATTGCGGCACATATTAATGCGGCAGAAGAGTTTACCGACGAAGCCCAAAGAGCTCTCGCAATGCTCATTGATAACGGTATTCCTGTTTTATTACAATCTGTCTTATTAAAAGATATTAATGACAAACCCGAGAAACTCATATCTTTATTAAAAACTGCAATTGAAAATAGAGTAAAACCCTATTATTTGCATTATCCTGATTTAGCTAAGGGAACAGATCACTTTCGCGTTCCACTCAAGGAAGCTATTGCGCTTGTCAAAGGGTTAAGAGGTAAAATCTCGGGGCTGTGTATTCCCCAATTTATTATCGATATTCCTGGTGGCGAAGGTAAAATTGCAATAAATGCACATACAGCTAAAGAACTTGACAATCATATTTGGCAATTTGAAAGCCCTTTAACCGGATCTTTAATTCAAGTAAAATATCCGTAA
- a CDS encoding SDR family NAD(P)-dependent oxidoreductase, with translation MSLLEGIFEDNEISLKDKVALVTGASSGIGLATAAWLAREGAHLILLARRKEKLEILKQELVKQFASVKIKIIAENICNPNILKILEQEQSLNIDILINNAGLASGRDSVIDLKDEDLIEMMETNVTSLFRLTAAVARNMVEKGSGHIVNLGSIAGHYTYEGGSVYCASKFAVRAFTESLRQEMHDKNVRVSLVSPGMVKTDFSLVRFKGDSKMAEGVYHGVDSLTSADVARLIIKTLKEPAHVNWNEVVILPTVQSPVTYKVKRNF, from the coding sequence ATGAGTTTATTGGAAGGAATATTTGAAGATAACGAAATATCTTTAAAAGATAAAGTGGCTTTGGTAACAGGTGCCAGCTCAGGAATAGGACTTGCCACAGCAGCTTGGTTGGCTCGCGAAGGGGCACATCTTATATTACTTGCGCGTAGAAAAGAAAAACTTGAAATTTTAAAACAGGAATTGGTAAAACAATTTGCTTCAGTCAAAATAAAAATCATAGCAGAAAATATTTGTAACCCAAATATTTTAAAAATACTCGAGCAAGAACAATCTCTAAATATTGATATCTTAATTAATAATGCGGGTTTAGCTAGTGGACGCGATTCCGTTATCGATTTAAAAGACGAAGATTTAATCGAAATGATGGAAACAAATGTGACGTCACTCTTTCGCCTGACAGCCGCTGTGGCGCGCAATATGGTTGAAAAGGGTTCGGGTCATATTGTGAATTTAGGAAGCATTGCAGGGCATTATACCTATGAAGGGGGCTCCGTTTATTGCGCTTCCAAATTTGCCGTACGTGCTTTTACAGAGTCTTTAAGACAGGAAATGCACGATAAAAATGTAAGAGTTTCGCTCGTTTCACCGGGGATGGTAAAAACCGATTTCAGTTTGGTGCGTTTTAAAGGGGATAGTAAAATGGCAGAAGGCGTTTATCATGGGGTAGACAGTTTAACTTCTGCTGATGTGGCGCGGCTAATTATAAAGACGTTAAAAGAACCTGCCCACGTGAATTGGAATGAAGTCGTGATATTACCTACCGTGCAAAGCCCTGTTACTTATAAAGTGAAACGAAACTTTTGA
- a CDS encoding transporter substrate-binding domain-containing protein, with amino-acid sequence MKSFLKFILALCALNINQAIADSKPTYVIGVENITYDPYYTVKENGEYGAFARDIFDLFAKKSNIQFKYEPMPVARLFKEYLGGGLDFKYPDSSLWMSEGRKNKNIIYSDNVVEYIDGAIIKAENKNKDISFIKKLGTIRGFEVGEYKKRQIQIEESSNIPELIDKLDNNKIDAVFFNVAVALNYVNRNKYFKNKFIFKKEYPYLHDYYRLSTMKHKDVIDKFNLFLKKNIKEINEMKKKNKIIF; translated from the coding sequence ATGAAATCATTTTTAAAATTCATATTAGCACTATGTGCATTAAATATAAATCAAGCCATAGCAGATTCAAAACCTACTTATGTTATTGGTGTCGAAAATATCACATATGATCCCTATTATACAGTTAAAGAAAATGGAGAGTATGGTGCTTTTGCGAGAGATATTTTTGATCTTTTTGCGAAAAAAAGTAACATTCAGTTCAAGTATGAACCAATGCCCGTTGCGCGTTTATTTAAAGAATATTTGGGCGGTGGTTTAGACTTCAAATATCCTGATTCTAGTTTATGGATGAGTGAAGGAAGAAAAAATAAAAATATAATATATTCTGATAATGTTGTAGAGTATATTGATGGTGCTATTATTAAAGCAGAAAATAAAAATAAAGATATTTCATTTATTAAAAAGCTAGGAACAATTCGTGGTTTTGAAGTAGGTGAATATAAGAAAAGACAAATTCAAATTGAAGAAAGTTCAAATATTCCAGAATTAATTGACAAGCTAGATAATAATAAAATTGATGCTGTTTTTTTTAATGTAGCTGTCGCTTTAAATTATGTTAATAGAAATAAATATTTTAAAAATAAATTTATATTTAAAAAAGAATATCCCTATTTGCATGATTATTATAGATTATCTACTATGAAGCATAAAGATGTGATTGATAAGTTCAACTTATTTTTAAAGAAAAATATAAAAGAAATCAATGAGATGAAAAAGAAAAATAAAATAATTTTTTGA
- the oppF gene encoding murein tripeptide/oligopeptide ABC transporter ATP binding protein OppF produces MNQPILSVENLKVHFPIAKKGSWFKKVTLKAVDGVSFDIHKGETLGVVGESGCGKSTLARAIMRLLPATEGNVTLLGKEILKLDHQKMRDARKDIQMIFQDPLASLNPRMTAGEIIAEPLKTFYPGLSKEEVKGKIRNLMNLVGLIPEHINRYPHEFSGGQCQRIGIARALILNPKIIVCDEPVSALDVSIQAQIVNLLKKLQRDLGLTLIFIAHDLSVVKHISDRIMVMYLGKPVEIGTRDQIYKNPQHPYTKALLSAVPIPDPELEKNKVVQILQGDLPSPINPPSGCRFRTRCPIADFQCAEIEPQLKTLNNGSKTSCLKAV; encoded by the coding sequence ATGAACCAACCTATTTTATCTGTTGAAAATTTAAAGGTACATTTTCCTATTGCTAAAAAAGGATCTTGGTTTAAAAAAGTGACTTTAAAAGCTGTTGATGGTGTGAGTTTTGATATTCATAAAGGAGAAACACTGGGTGTTGTGGGCGAATCAGGATGCGGGAAATCAACACTTGCAAGAGCTATTATGCGTTTGTTACCCGCAACCGAAGGGAATGTAACTTTATTGGGTAAAGAAATTCTAAAACTTGATCACCAAAAAATGCGTGATGCCCGTAAAGACATTCAAATGATTTTCCAAGATCCTTTGGCTTCCCTCAACCCCCGTATGACCGCAGGAGAAATTATTGCAGAACCTCTAAAAACATTTTATCCTGGCTTATCTAAAGAAGAAGTTAAAGGAAAAATAAGAAATCTAATGAACCTTGTGGGTCTCATTCCCGAGCATATCAATCGTTATCCTCACGAGTTTTCTGGAGGACAATGCCAACGTATTGGTATTGCCAGAGCCCTCATTCTCAATCCTAAAATCATTGTTTGTGATGAACCTGTCAGTGCTTTAGACGTCTCTATTCAAGCCCAAATTGTAAACTTACTTAAAAAATTACAGCGCGATTTAGGATTAACTCTTATATTTATTGCTCACGATTTGAGTGTTGTGAAACATATTAGCGATCGCATTATGGTGATGTACCTCGGAAAACCAGTAGAAATTGGGACCCGTGATCAAATCTATAAAAATCCACAGCATCCTTATACTAAAGCGCTTTTATCGGCCGTGCCTATTCCCGATCCCGAGCTCGAAAAAAATAAGGTTGTGCAAATTTTACAAGGAGATCTTCCCTCTCCCATTAATCCGCCTAGTGGCTGCCGTTTTCGTACTCGTTGCCCAATTGCAGACTTCCAATGCGCAGAAATTGAGCCTCAATTAAAAACGCTAAATAATGGATCCAAAACAAGTTGTTTGAAAGCAGTTTAA